The following are from one region of the Amia ocellicauda isolate fAmiCal2 chromosome 1, fAmiCal2.hap1, whole genome shotgun sequence genome:
- the qrsl1 gene encoding glutamyl-tRNA(Gln) amidotransferase subunit A, mitochondrial — MLGLTLREVSLALREGKISPKQLCQRCLDFVKKTRFLNAYITVTEDLALEQAEKAEKRFTRGESLGPLDGIPIAVKDNFSTAGIETTCASHMLRGYNPPFNATVVQKLLDQGAVLIGKTNLDEFAMGSASIDGVFGPVRNPWGYSTQYRDKCAQTSGGRNPDSDWVITGGSSGGSATAVASLTCFASLGSDTGGSTRNPAAHCGIVGLKPTYGLLSRHGLIPLVNSMDVPGILTRSVDDAAIVLDILQGYDAKDSTTVQGPVTQINLPADIDLKNICVGIPKEYHAPGLSGETLSQWSRAAELFAQAGAQVVSVSLPHTQHSIVCYSVLCAAEVASNMARFDGLEYGHCSKINSSTEAMFASTRHEGFNDVVRGRILCGNYFLLKKNYDQYFVKAQKVRRLIANDFAKVFDSGVDVLLTPVTLSDAARYTDFVQEDSRTRSAQEDIFTQPINMAGLPAVSVPVALSSKSLPISLQLIGQAFQDQKLLTVARWLEQQVKFPAIEFPHMNDHLMEVPTMNTSAIAV; from the exons ATGTTGGGCTTAACATTGAGAGAA GTCTCCTTAGCACTCCGTGAAGGTAAAATAAGTCCCAAACAGCTTTGCCAAAGGTGTCTGGACTTTGTAAAGAAAACAAGGTTCCTCAATGCCTATATCACTGTCACCGAAGACCTGGCGCTGGAACAAGCGGAGAAAGCAGAGAAGAGATTCACCAGAG GTGAGTCTCTGGGGCCCCTGGATGGGATCCCCATTGCAGTGAAGGATAACTTCTCTACCGCTGGCATTGAAACAACGTGTGCCTCTCACATGTTAAGAG GGTATAACCCTCCATTCAATGCAACTGTAGTTCAGAAGCTGTTGGACCAAGGTGCTGTTCTTATTGGCAAAACAAACTTAGATGAATTTGCAATGGG GTCTGCAAGCATAGACGGTGTGTTTGGGCCAGTGAGGAATCCCTGGGGTTACtccacacagtacagagacaagTGCGCACAGACCTCTGGAGGCAGGAACCCAGACTCTGACTGGGTCATAACAGGGGGAAGTTCTGGTGGCAGTGCGACTGCTGTGGCCTCATTAACATGCTTTGC GTCCCTTGGCTCAGATACGGGAGGCTCTACGAGAAACCCTGCAGCCCATTGCGGCATCGTTGGCTTGAAACCTACATATGGTCTCCTGTCTCGCCATGGTCTTATCCCGCTTGTGAACTCCATGGATGTACCAGGCATACTAACTAGAAGTGTGGACGATGCTGCTATAGTTCTAG ATATTCTTCAAGGTTACGATGCCAAAGACTCGACCACAGTACAGGGTCCGGTCACACAGATAAACCTACCTGCTGATATTGATCTCAAAAATATATGCGTTGGTATTCCAAAG GAATATCATGCCCCCGGCCTGTCCGGTGAGACGCTGTCCCAGTGGAGCAGAGCAGCAGAGCTCTTTGCGCAGGCAGGGGCTCAGGTGGTGTCCGTGTCCCTCCCTCACACCCAGCACTCCATTGTGTGCTACTCTGTGCTGTGCGCCGCTGAGGTGGCATCCAACATGGCACGGTTTGATGGGCTGGAGTATG GTCACTGCAGCAAAATCAACAGCTCAACCGAAGCGATGTTTGCCTCCACCAGGCATGAAGGGTTTAATGATGTCGTGAGAGGCAGAATTCTGTGTGGAAACTACTTCCTGTTAAAAAA GAATTACGATCAGTACTTTGTAAAGGCACAGAAGGTTAGACGCCTTATAGCGAATGACTTTGCCAAAGTGTTCGACTCAGGGGTGGACGTGCTGCTGACCCCCGTCACGCTGTCAGATGCGGCACGCTACACTGACTTTGTCCAAGAAGACAGCAGGACCCGCAGTGCACAAGAGGACATCTTCACACAACCTATTAATATGGCAG GCCTTCCAGCTGTGAGTGTCCCTGTCGCACTGTCAAGTAAAAGTCTTCCTATCAGCCTGCAGTTGATTGGCCAGGCTTTTCAAGACCAGAAACTTCTCACTGTCGCCAGGTGGTTGGAGCAGCAAGTGAAATTTCCAGCAATTGAGTTCCCACACATGAATGATCATCTCATGGAAGTTcctacaatgaatacatcagCCATAGCTGTTTGA